The genome window TCGAGAGTTACTGCCATTAGCTGTTCTAACGCAGTGCAAATCACGTGTCAAAATGTAAGTATAGTTTATCGCTATTTACCATGTTCAAACAACTTCTAAACGAacttagtgggtattaaagtaaaaagttcacagtgaatattagcttgccagaaataTGTTTAGTTATATCATTGTATTGAGTTTTGTGTTAAAATTCAAACTAAGAATTtgattactaattatttactttATGGGGGGTCTTTGATCacctgcatggggtaacattgaccatacttACACAAAGTTGATTATTGTGTAATTTGTGTAATATGTCAAGGTACTtattgaggctgataatttgatctcttttGGTGATAAATATTGAGACAATCTTAAATAATGTTgatttttcgaagatggtaatttatatttttgatcaaagtaaccccaaaatagcattAAGTAGttgtaacttttgaacctgCGAACCGATTTTTATGTTTCCTTGAGATGAAGTACTTCTGTAAGGGGTTATATTCGATTACTAAAAAAACCtaggtttcgttttttttttctccgtacctataggtactaccTATTTTCTCTCTGTACCGTAcggtacattattttgttagcttttctagatttttagcagcaAAAAAAGTTgatgttccaatttttttgacattaaatgtagaagctagagaagtttaaactttaaaactgatcaatgtaaccccagtttacggtacctATCTATTGTAATACTTCAATGCAAGTCTGCATTAGGTACCCAATAACTTTGTGTTAACTATGTGTTGTTTTATCGAATAGGTAATGtgaaaaaaactggccaagtgaGAGTAGGacggccggttttttttctctcttttgTACTCGGAGGTACAGTAAGAAGTGAAACTCCATAATCGGACCATTTTTCTACTATTTACAGTTATGAGCAAAAATTTGTTAGATGAGAtttaagcaaaaataaaatactacccTATTAATTTTCTACTATTTACAATATATAAACTAATCTGTGTGCAACTGTGCATACGGCTGTGTAACCCGGCCTTACCACCTTTCGGTTCTATGGTCCTGGTACTACAAGTGATAGGAAATATGGAGTATGCAGGaaaatttctattattttgcctTTTGGTTCTGCGGTCGTGGTACTACAGGTGATCAAAAATATGGTGTAGCTGGGaaatatcataatatttattgcctcttttcttaaattaatttaaaaaaatcatttttgagaTTATGATTATAGAATTATAGCTATAATAAGCTATTTCATGTGATATGTAACAAACATTCATTAAAAATccttaatttgtaatttttacattacccccaaaagtgacccctatgatgtattaatgtaagttacatgtccgtctttgggacATAAGGTTACATACGTCTatcaaatttcaagttatttgATCCCGtactttcggagaaaattggctgcgATGTGACTGTGACAGATGGacagtgatcctataagggttctgtttttccattttgaggtacggaaccctaatataacaaattaaaactgatTTAACAAATTTTCGTTATATTTTCGCCATATTATTCCTTTAAGTTATGATGCATTGTAACTTTCAAATCATACCACTATAGAAATATTACCAGTAAGATTGGTAAAATACTCGGTAGTATTTGGAATATTACTGGTAATATTGGTAGTTTACTAATTGAcgttaggtaggtattattttttgttataatacAGTGCAACATGTATCCTCtgtataaataaacacaaaataaatcttttttgtctatttttataTCTATATTTCTCTAAATTACCGCTAAGTGGTAATATTACTAGTAACATTACTGGTAAAATACTCGTTTTAGTAATATTACCGGTAACGACCCATCACTAAACCGGACCTTACGTTTATTTAGCTAAGAATATAATCGCAATGCCAAATATTAAAATTCGATTAACAGTTTGACCTTGACTGTCTCAATAATTCCAGCGTTCTGTCTATCTGTCAATCCGCACAAGTTCATTGACACGCTTATCGGTAATGTAACATTGACTTGATAACAGCGCAAATAAGTGCATTTGTACTGTGCAACTTAAAAAACAAGTAGGTAGTTTGGTAAGGACGGTTGAAATTTTAGGGGTCAATCATACGCCTTTTTATACAGGTTGGTCCAAAGCCAAACCTTGacgtcaaaatatttttttagtttcctCACATCATGGGCTATTCGAAAATACCCCATTTTTGTAGTTTTCGAGTTACAAATTTTTGAAATTATCTTCATTGAGAAATTCTAAGAGgaagaaattaatttattaaaaaaactgttaAGGTTTTTTactagtttattttttgtaaaatcatCACTACAAACGGCGCATTTACTGAAATAAAAATCAACGCCCTCACTTTGATACAAGTTGGATAAAAAAATACCAACTTCAAAGTTTTACGTTCAATACGTATCAAACTtatattttgtgtttaagtaAGAAAATACCAGCTAAGTATCCGAATGATTTTGGGTAATTTTACAACCTGTGCTTGACCTTCATAAAAGCAAAAAAAGTGATAAAATATTGAACGTAAATTAGTATTTTTCAGTAAATGCTTCGTTTGTGATGATCATGCAGGAAGAAACTAGTGAAAAACTCAACaggtttttaaataattattttaaggaaaaagaaaaataaaaataaaatacaaaaaattggCTAATAAACATGGGGTATAGGTATATTCTGATAGTCCAGGATGTGAggaatctgaaaaaaaaatcttgacgtCATGACCACCCTTGGATTGGACCACCCTGTAGACGGTCATTCAAATCATGGCTCTAAAAAAAGCCGGCAAATTTGAAacacgttggcggaatcattgACATAcctttaaaaattgattgaaaatgtaggggcgaagctttaattctcatagaaaatttgaatttcgcgccttttttagtgacaaggGTATCTATCATACCAATAATTCccattttaattgaatttttttgatgaatttcgTTTATGACAAAACTGAAAGACAGGAAGAGTCCTTTCTATGTAATATAAATTGGGTCTATTTtacatcaaaatcaaaataccttttcCTAGATTTCGTAATATTTAAGACAATATTTAGTAGCTGATTCCGCGCCGGCACCGGTGTTCTAAGTCTGGGTCCTAGGTATGGTCCGCCTTTATgaagtaactagcttttgcccacggcttcgctcgcgttagaaagagacaaaaagtagccaatgtcactctccatcgcatcaactatctccacttaaaacatcacgtcaattcgtcgttccgttttgtcgtgaaagacggaccacactttcccatttataatattagtatggatatacacGTCAATGACATGATGATTGTTGGTTACAGTCTGGCCAGTTCAGTGAAGATATGATCCCCACAGTCGGCTTCAACATGCGCAAAATCACTAAAGGCAACGTCACTATCAAGGTAAGAAAAAAACCGCACAACATTACTGTAGCTAGGCagctaccagcagcggctgatccatacaagccgattcccaccggcttgcctaaaattgattactaaagATTTGATTATTATTAAGATTGAttattaagagggcattcaacgaaaacgtcgtaataatgtaaaattgatagttttagtcggcaaaatgctacactttccgtcatctaaaagacttattaagttcaggattcgattaggacatcttcttaacttacatgttgtgagactggatttttaaaaactaactcacttaattaattatgattttttttctggtgcatgtttaggaaaacccgcgaaaagtgctgacttagtccgtctaatttgtaaaatttggatagttttgaatgcttcaagtggtaaatttgtattatgtatatcctgtactacaattatctgagactacttctttgttataaggctttagaatagagtaaatgaggatatgatgaatccaatttgtttcagaaatcacctcagaataagtgtcaatttcttcgaaaacttacgtgtttttgaagtagttttaatataaaaataatctgcaacgcttactcaaacagattttatgcaaaagtattctattaattgcaatttaatacttttgacgattttttaaaaatgcctccttattaccggttacgcgcgcttgcgatgtcagtaccgcggcagagcttgtagaggcaggacgtatgttagtccgctccgcacgcggctcgacgatcgcgaagttattttgtcattgtgtgcggcaccgccgtgtccaaaaccgcacttgtgtgcgtgtttggctgtactgttgcatgtatactgcgaccgaaaactttgatccttgggttgacgactttggtaactaactaattaacttgactaatatttttagtaagtattatttattattgaatatcatttgaggttactgactcgtctcaacaaaatctttgacaatagatggtactcaggatctgatgatgaagtcagatggtagtcatgagttctcatcaaccaggtcttgaaaccatttcgtgtttgggctcgtttgattcgcctcaacaagatttttgacaagaggtgatggtacccaggatctgatgatgaagccggaaggtagtcatgagttctcatcaaccaggtcttgaaaccatttcgtatttgggctcgtttgatttgcctcaacaagatctttgacaagaggtgatggtacccaggatctgatgatgaagccggaaggtagtcatgagttctcatcaaccaggtcttgaaaccatttcgtgtttgggctcgtttggttcgtctcaacaagatctttgacaagagatggtacccaggatctgatgatgaagctggaaggtagtcaagagaattcatcaaccaggtcttgaaaccactccgtgtttgggctcgtttggttcgtctcaacaagatctttaacaagagatggtacccaggatctgatggtgaagccggaaggtagtcaagagtattcaacaaccaggtcttgaaactcttctgtgtttgggctcgtttgattcgtctcaacaatatctttgacaagagatggtacccaggatctgatgatgaagctggaaggtagtcaagagtattccacgaccaggtcttgaaaccacttcgtgtttgggttcgtttgattcgtctcaacaagatctttgccaagagatggtaatcactcttttatactctggcgcatccactgtctcagtgtgtcaacagtcaactaaagcaggtaggcgtagcgtagagttgtatttccttacaaaaaaccaatacatagatgtggaccttcctgtgctccatgcaattaaaacaacataatatttaaaaaccggccgagagcgtgtcgggtcacgctcagtgcctacactgagcgtggcccgacacgctctcggccggtttttaaagccgcgttggtaaatagccgctcggctcttccgtagttttccatatttttcaaaaactacagaacctatcaagttcaaaacagttttcctagaaagtttataaagttctacttttgtgatttttaaatattttttaaatatatggttaaaaagttagagtggggggggacacactttttttttctttaggagcgattattcccgaaaatattaatattatcaaaaaacgatttcagtaattcatttttaaatacctatccaacaataaatcatacgttagggttgaaatgaaaaaaaaaatcactccctactttaggtacgtgtaggggggtaccctaataaaacattttttccactttttatttttgcactttgtcggcgtgactgatatacatattggtaccaaatttcagctctctagttctaacggtcactgagattatccgcggacggacggagggacagacagacagacatggcgaaactataagggttcctagttgactacgaaaccctaaaaacacattttaaatattaaacttatattgaccgggatatagaccgtgaatataagtctaatgaaaataaccgtgaatcattcaaaagtcaaaactcttacattttaaatataaaaaaaactacttaaaattaaagaaaaccgatcttagttccattatatacagagtgaggcctgtaacaaaggcgaagaattgaactgtaggctattctccttatactgatcaacatttattcagtgacttttaaaaattatgaagtctttaaatttttaatttttcatacaaaataaatattagcttcaatgtacgccattattgttgtcattgacgttgtctgtcacactttagacttaacagaattcgcaatacattacctcttagaaaaaactttcaagggtgataaaaatcaaaatacaagttatttttaaaagtcgccgaacaaatgttgatcagtataagtgcgttttcacattatccgatccgatatcggatgtcggaccgatatcccatacattacaggcgccatcttggattttttctattgaaatgcttccgacatccgatatcggatcggatagtgtgaaaacggcttaaggagaatagcctagagttcaattcttcgcctttgttacaggccccactctgtatatgtacctagaaaacatcatcatcttccttgcgttatcccggcatttgccacggctcatgggagcctgcggtccactttgacaactaatcccaagatttggcgtaggcactagtttttacgaaagcgactgccatctgacctttcaacccaaacggtaaactagaccttattggaataagtccggtttcctcacgatgttttccttcaccgaaaagaacctagaaaacatatcatatacaaaataaaataaaactaagaaaacggattatattcattatacgcgatataatctgattccataaatttatttcatgagtaactatcgcggtgacagaagacaatattatatacacaatttattatattataaaagttttttaatttatttcttccaaggctacacacgttttaataaaaaaaactgtgataagtttaataattaaactaaaaggtcaattatttatgcacgaaatcatgtatgcaaatatgtaatatatatggtggtgtttttacgcaagtatcaataatggttagtccgcaacgccactgacggcgtggcggtaccgaccatgaatgctatccctttcgctctagccgcacgtaaggtttgttcgaagaggatcgcacgctatgtctgtaccgcaggctacaatcgttatgcttctggttatagtgtgcgtctgcacacaggcgcacgccagcgccgccggcgtcgaaatgcgagcaagcagattttttgaaagcgctcttaattgATTAGTAAAGTATCTAATGCAAAGATTGcaaaggtaggtttctttttgctgtgttgcctagcagaaattttcaccagccgccactttCATAGCAAACGTTGACcgaatagcatgacacgttcgtgagTTTCCGTGATAACACGAAGGAAAAAAACATTTCCCACTACATCTGTATTAGACATAGGTATATAGTTATTTACACCTTCATAAAATATCAACCTGTAAcagtattttcagtacagatggtgcttttttacgcactagtgcgagaagtggttcattttttGTCAGATCGAACTTCGGAGCCATCtgtatctgtactgaaaaacgtacgatacacgtgcgaaaaagaaattcgtaactcgtgtcgatttaaaacactcccttctgtcgtgttttaatttatctatTTGTTTCGAAACTTccgtctttttcgcacttgtatcgtaatgtactatttgtattttattttggtaaagaagagttgtccgtctttaatcgcagcttgcagctttcgggcgtaatTTTTGTAATTCAActtacaaaaacattaaaaaatgcctcgttacgtgatatttaatttccaacaacacaaaaattataaacaGTCAAGGGCCTGGGACGTATAAAAAAATCACAGGCAattaacaacttcagtacaaaatctgacacgctcggccgccatattacaaatagatgaacttgtctCTTCTATCTAATTTTAATTCTGTGAACATAATCAACACTGCCCGGTCGTTGACTGTCTATCATTGCCTCTAGTCTTTAATTGTATGAATATGTATGAGTGTATGTTTGTATGTGCAGGTTTGGGACATCGGAGGCCAGCCCAGATTCCGCTCCATGTGGGAGAGGTACTGCCGCGGCGTCAACGCTATTGtgtatgtactattttttttatttacgtcTATATTAGTTGATAACAGCTAAATTAAATCAGACTATGGAGTCATTGTTACCTACTTCCTTTTAAAAAGCTAATATTGTTGGATATTTTGACGACCTATCTGGCCTAGCGTTTaggcctgcctgctaagccgcggtctggggcccgtttctcgaaaggtacaagccttgtattacaagtgcgcgaactgtcaaatcgtatgggtttccatggaaacacacttgtaatacaaggcttgtacctttcgagaaacgggccactggtgttcaaatcccggtaagggcatcttATTTGTGTGATCTCATCAGAACACAGATAGTCAGGGATGTTTTCTATGCTGTatatcaatctgtgtaaggatgtccaataatatttaatatgtgagtgtgcacgggaaaacgtcctactttgtcgattgctgtaAAGCCGaattgtcagtttattcatataaagatacaagtcaatctcgccttaatggtaaccgacaaacaaaatgggacgttttactaaacacactcacatatatttttaatattctaTTTGATGAGCTCCATACAGTCACACACAGGGTCCGTGGGAGTTCCTTGTTATTCCTTTCCTGGACTCAAACTCGATGAATTTAATGTAAATTATAGGTAATAGGTATGCGAGGGTAGCTAGCTATTCGATAGtatcaaatacataatatatgtactcgtaactccgtcagggttgccaaccgtacgaGGTACGAGGATACTATTAACCTCGTACAAATATGTACGAGATTTTGATAATATGGCCAATTGGATATATATTATTAGCATTTTGAATCTTTTTACACCATTTACGCGATGATTGTCTATGGCAGCTATCGCTTCAACAACCACACCGCACCGCACCTTGGAATGTTTTCACGAAAGTGAGAGCGacagtgttatttttttatcgctATCACTTACGTGAAAAAAATCCACAGACGCGGTGCGGTGCGATCATTTCTTAGGTACTTTACGGAGTGGTCCCGATAGTATAATAtgcttaattttgttttaaacaCGTTTTCGatgcataataataatattttttatatgtacgaGGTTTGAAAGTCTAAATACGAGAATTTTAGCTGCATACGTACGAGGAAGTTTGctttacggttggcaaccctgaaCTCCGTAtaaacggataaagtctaagaaaaaacgtacctcaaaaccataatgaaaaaggtacggtggccaagatggcgttacacctttggggaacgctcggcaaGATGgctctaataaaaatatttgaaattttaacacatatcaagctaagaatatggaccaaattgtcaaaactgaggtttaaaagttttaagcctatgTCGAGCgacggcagtctatgcactgtgattactgattacacattttcccgagaccacggggacaacgccgtccttgaaacgttggaggtcagtttaatatgtagttatacgcgattaagtcccgattttaaaaataattatgtgtaataatcgtgaaagtttaaatcagtcacacacacacacacaaacacatcaCATGGAAGGATCGCGTGACAAACGAGTCTGTTCTAGCCGAGGcacagcttcctagtatcacagccatactaaagaagaggcgactgaggtggctcgggcatgtgtatcgaatggagcaGACTCGTTTACCACGTCAAATCCTGCTGGGagaggttgcagatgcaaagagaccggtcggacggccaatgctgcgctttaaagattgcgtgaagcgtgacatggtcacatttgatattccatgcaaccagtggcagcggctggccgaagaccgacctacgtggcgccgtgttgtccatgacggtcaatccaagcacgacaacgcctggttctcctccttgaatgataaacgcatgaggcgtcacgagcaggcctctaacccccgcccatctgggggagcatacacctgccatgggtgcggacgagggatcctctctcgaactgggctatacagccacgaacgtaagtgtcgcaaggatgctgcttgaatcatctgttatagatgcaaaggcctgttattattaaatcagtgttttacacattttactttgacagtaactctctataatacttaatACTCTTTGATAGTATCCAGCACAATAAGATAGTCATCTAGGCCGGATGGGGAAGTTTATTGTCAGCATCCCAAAAGTTTGGCAACTTATTCTAGTCGTAAGGGGTTCGAGTTCCCATTATTTTATCCCAAATTACTAATTTACACAAATTTACAGGTACATGGTGGACGCGGCTGACAGCGACAAGATCGAGGCGTCCCGCAACGAACTCCACAGCCTGCTCGAGAAGCAGCAGCTCACCGGCATTCCTGTCCTAGTGCTCGGCAACAAGCGGGACCTGCCGCACGCGCTCGACGAGCACGGCCTCATCGAGAGAATGTAAGTGACTCACTACAGTGAGACCAGCTCATCCCCGCGCTAGTGCTGGCAACAAGCGGGACCTGCCGCACGCGCTCGACGAGCACGGCCTCATCGAGAGAATGTAAGTGACTCACTACAGTGAGACCAGCTCATCCCCGCGCTAGTGCTGGCAACAAGCGGGACCTGCCGCACGCGCTCGACGAGCACGGCCTCATCGAGAGAATGTAAGTGACTCACTACAGTGAGACCAGCTCATCCCCGCGCTAGTGCTGGCAACAAGCGGGACCTGCCGCACGCGCTCGACGAGCACGGCCTCATCGAGAGAATGTAAGTGACTCACTACAGTGAGACCAGCTCATCCCCGCGCTAGTGCTGGCAACAAGCGGGACCTGCCGCACGCGCTCGACGAGCACGGCCTCATCGAGAGAATGTAAGTGACTCACTACAGTGAGACCAGCTCA of Leguminivora glycinivorella isolate SPB_JAAS2020 chromosome 5, LegGlyc_1.1, whole genome shotgun sequence contains these proteins:
- the LOC125226721 gene encoding ADP-ribosylation factor-like protein 8 is translated as MLALINRILDWFKSLFWKEEMELTLVGLQYSGKTTFVNVIASGQFSEDMIPTVGFNMRKITKGNVTIKVWDIGGQPRFRSMWERYCRGVNAIVYMVDAADSDKIEASRNELHSLLEKQQLTGIPVLVLGNKRDLPHALDEHGLIERMNLSAIQDREICCYSISCKEKDNIDITLQWLIQHSKSGAAR